A window of Primulina tabacum isolate GXHZ01 chromosome 4, ASM2559414v2, whole genome shotgun sequence contains these coding sequences:
- the LOC142543322 gene encoding LOW QUALITY PROTEIN: pumilio homolog 24 (The sequence of the model RefSeq protein was modified relative to this genomic sequence to represent the inferred CDS: deleted 2 bases in 2 codons): MAPKPQKVSDSKKRKSNPNTKSVSKKPKFDSINIQTKVAKKPSVLTKHKHQRKEGRTGVKNDDVTDSKKQRRLDAKELAEARKKKRKKHYSLEQELAVLWEKMRRRNIAKEDRSMLVSEALKKMKGKISEIASSHVSSRVLQTCVKHCTQEERTSVFAELRPCLVSLATNTYAVHLVTKMLDNATKEQLAEIISALHGHVAALLRHMVGSLVIEHAYELGNTTQKQALLSELYSPELQLFKNLVTMKETRLVDVISKLQLQKPSVLRHMASVLQPILEKGILDHSIVHKTLMEFLSVADKSSAADIIQQLSALDLVRMFHTKDGSRLGILCIKHGSAKERKKIIKGLKGHIDKIARDKFGSMVLVSIFSIVDDTKLVSKMIIRELEGNLKELISHQDGRRLLLQLLHPNSTQYFSPDDITSLSLSIPSLSNKDELQGSEAVVDDWNNEDASIPLSEGGKKDPFKRRQELLVDSGLAEKLVDACHEMVGELLRSKSGKDVIYEVSTGGADGILYPNLSEKLGLLHESIASVAAQPKQDEPEEEHLLENFHSSRTIRKLVLNCPAFATVLWEKALKGKCGIWAEGHSSKVIKAYLETSETTVKEIVTEELQPFIENGVLSIPFN, translated from the exons ATGGCGCCGAAGCCCCAGAAGGTCAGTGATTCGAAGAAGAGAAAGAGTAATCCGAACACAAAATCTGTTTCCAAAAAACCTAAGTTTGATTCGATTAATATTCAAACTAAGGTCGCGAAAAAGCCCTCCGTGTTGACGAAACATAAGCATCAGCGAAAGGAGGGCAGAACTGGTGTGAAGAACGATGATGTGACAGATAGCAAGAAGCAGCGTCGTTTGGATGCAAAG GAATTAGCTGAAgctaggaaaaagaaaaggaagaagCATTACTCGCTTGAACAA GAGCTTGCCGTGCTCTGGGAGAAGATGAGGCGTCGAAATATTGCCAAAGAGGACAGATCAAT GTTGGTGAGTGAAGCGTTAAAGAAGATGAAAGGGAAGATTTCTGAAATTGCAAGCTCTCACGTTTCATCTCGTGTTCTTCAG ACGTGTGTCAAACATTGCACACAAGAAGAAAGAACTTCTGTGTTTGCTGAGCTTCGCCCCTGCCTTGTTAGTCTAGCAACCAATACTTATGCAGTTCATCTCGTGACAAAAATGTTGGATAATG CTACAAAAGAACAACTGGCAGAAATTATCTCTGCCCTCCATGGTCATGTTGCAGCTCTTCTTCGACACATGGTTGGCTCACTCG TTATTGAACATGCATATGAACTGGGGAATACT ACTCAGAAGCAAGCTCTTCTCTCAGAATTATATTCACCAGAACTTCAGTTATTTAAAAATTTGGTCACAATGAAAGAAACAAG GTTAGTAGATGTAATATCAAAGCTACAATTACAGAAGCCATCCGTTTTGCGGCACATGGCATCTGTGCTTCAGCCAATCTTGGAGAAAGGGATATTAGACCATTCAATTGTGCACAAAACATTAATGGAATTTCTAAGCGTTGCTGATAAG TCCTCTGCAGCAGACATTATCCAGCAGCTGTCAGCTTTAGATCTTGTTAGGATGTTCCACACTAAGGATGGATCCAGGCTTGGTATTCTCTGTATTAAGCATGGGAGTGCCAAG GAACGGAAGAAAATAATTAAAGGCTTGAAAGGCCATATTGACAAGATTGCTCGTGACAAATTTGGGAGTATG GTACTCGTCTCCATATTTTCGATTGTTGACGACACAAAACTTGTATCAAAG ATGATCATTCGTGAGCTTGAGGGAAATTTGAAGGAGCTTATTTCGCATCAG GATGGAAGGCGTCTTTTACTTCAGctacttcatcccaattctACTCAATATTTCAGTCCAGATGATATCACATCCTTGAGTCTATCCATTCCATCACTTAGTAACAAG GATGAACTGCAAGGCAGTGAAGCTGTCGTAGATGATTGGAACAACGAAGATGCAAGCATACCTCTG AGTGAGGGTGGTAAGAAAGATCCATTTAAGCGGAGGCAAGAGTTGTTAGTCGATAGTGGACTTGCTGAG AAACTCGTTGATGCGTGCCATGAAATGGTAGGGGAATTGCTGAGATCCAAATCTGGAAAGGATGTCATTTATGAG GTTTCTACTGGAGGCGCTGATGGAATTCTTTATCCCAATTTGAGTGAAAAGTTGGGCTTGTTGCACGAATCTATAGCATCTGTGGCCGCCCAGCCTAAGCAGGATGAGCCAGAAGAAGAGCATCTTCTAGAAAACTTTCATTCAAGCAGGACCATCAGAAAACTAGTTCTTAACTGCCCTGCTTTCGCCACTGTTTTATGGGAAAAAGCTCTTAAAGGGAAATGTGGAATATGGGCAGAAGGTCACAG TTCAAAGGTAATCAAAGCATACTTGGAAACTTCAGAGACTACGGTGAAGGAGATTGTAACAGAAGAGCTGCAGCCCTtcatagagaatggtgttctgAGCATACCGTTTAACTGA
- the LOC142542016 gene encoding uncharacterized protein LOC142542016 yields the protein MAQANLPIFFWRDALLTAAYILNKVPSKSVTSTPYELWTGRKPDLSNLIPWGSAAYIYDSTKDGSITEIESRNVKVLENDFPKKGEIKGNESLIELSNSDNELLPNESSKAQVDELLFDSNWRNPDNNDSFDQSGINSNGNNHDHNGSCDPSGSDPDHFDSSDPQLRKSNRKVEEEMDSMKSNQVWELVELPKARKAIGNKWVLKIKRKPDGTIERYKARLVAKCYT from the exons ATGGCGCAAGCTAATTTGCCTATTTTCTTTTGGAGAGATGCTTTATTAACTGCGGCCTATATACTAAACAAGGTGCCTTCAAAGTCAGTTACTTCCACGCCATATGAACTATGGACTGGTAGAAAACCAGACCTAAGTAACCTTATACCTTGGGGGTCAGCTGCATATATTTATGACTCAACAA AAGATGGAAGCATTACTGAGATTGAATCACGAAATGTAAAAGTTCTGGAGAATGACTTTCCTAAGAAAGGTGAAATAAAGGGGAATGAATCTTTAATTGAGTTATCTAATTCAGATAATGAGTTGTTGCCAAATGAATCATCAAAAGCTCAAGTAGATGAGTTATTGTTTGATTCCAACTGGAGAAATCCTGATAACAATGATTCATTTGATCAGAGTGGGATTAATTCCAATGGGAACAATCACGATCACAATGGTTCTTGTGATCCTAGTGGGAGCGATCCTGATCATTTTGATTCATCTGATCCCCAACTTCGAAAGAGTAATAGGAAAG TGGAAGAAGAAATGGATTCAATGAAATCAAACCAAGTTTGGGAACTAGTTGAACTTCCAAAGGCACGTAAAGCTATTGGGAACAAATGGGTTCTAAAAATTAAGCGAAAGCCTGATGGAACTATAGAGAGGTATAAGGCTCGACTAGTGGCAAAATGTTATACTTAA